DNA sequence from the Desulfovibrio legallii genome:
GGCCTGGAAATTTTTGACGCCGTCAGCCGCAAAAGCCCCAACCTCTGCAAGCTCTCCCCGGCGGGCAAGTATTTTATGGTAGATCTGGACAATGCCGGCGGCATCCCGGCCGTCATGACCGAGCTGGACAAGCTGGGCCTGATCCATAAAGACTGCCTGACCGTCACCGGCAAGACCGTGGGCGAAAACCTCACGGACCTCAAAGCCCGCGTACTGGATCCAGAAGTAATCCACAGCGTGGACAACCCCTATTCCAAACAGGGCGGCATAGCCATTCTGCGCGGCAGCCTGGCTCCGGAGGGGGCCGTGGTCAAACAGTCCGCCGTGGCCCCGGAAATGATGTGCCGCGACGTGCGCGCCCGCGTGTTTGAAAATGAAGAAGACGCCATGCGCGCCATCCTGGACGGCAAAATCAAGGCCGGGGACGCGGTGGTCATTCGCTACGAAGGCCCGCGCGGCGGACCGGGCATGCGCGAGATGCTCTCGCCCACGGCGGCCATCACCGGCATGGGCCTGGGCAAGGACGTGGCCCTGCTCACGGACGGACGCTTTTCCGGCGGCACCAACGGCGCGGCCATCGGCCACATCTCGCCCGAAGCGGCGGACGGCGGCGTCATCGCCCTGGTGCGGGAAGGGGATATGATCCATATCGATATTCCCAACCGCAAGCTGGACCTGCTGGTCAGCCCTGCAGAGCTGGAGCAGCGCCGGGCCGCCTTTACGCCGCACAAAAAGGACAGCCCCTACCCCGTGCTGCGGCGCTACGCCGCCCTGGTGAGTTCCGCAGCCAACGGCGGGCGCTACAAGGAAATCTGACGTCGCTCCGGCCGGGGGCCCACAAGGCGGTTGCGCGGCCCCCGGTCACAAAGTTGCCGCTGCGGCGGCAAAAGCGACAGGTCGCGCCGCGGGGGCGGTCCGTCTCTGGGGGGGATGACCGCCGCGTTTTCCAGGAAAGGTACACTGTTGGAAGGATGGGGGTGCGGAGGAAGGGAACCTTTTGTGCACAAAAAATCCCTTCCCCTGCGAAGCGCCTTACGCCGCCACCCCGCCCCATCCGGACGACAGCCTTGGGGGCCTCATGGTTTTTCTGCACGCGCTGAGCGGCGTTTTCGGGCTCATCATCATGGGCCTGGTGGGCTATGTGCTGGCGGCCAGGGGCTGGTTCGGCGCAGAAACGCGCATCCTGCTGCCCCGCCTGGTGACCTGCGTGGCCCTGCCGCCCTTTCTCATGTACACCATCATGCATTCCTTCCAGCGGGAGGCGCTGCCGGGGCTGGCGCGGGGCGCGCTGCTGCCGCTGGCTTCCATTGCCGTCACCTTTGTGCTGGCCTGCGCTCTGGGCCGGCTGCTGCGGGTGCCGCACAAGCATTTCGGCCTGTTCTGCGCCAGCATTTCCAACCCCAATACGGTGTTTGTGGGCATTCCCGTCAATCTGGCCCTGTTTGGCGAAGAAGCCCTGCCCTACGCGCTGGTGTATTATTGCGCGGGCACGGTTTTTTTCTGGACCATTGGGCAGTACGCCGTGGTGCACGACCAGGAAAACAGCAAGGGGCCCCTTTCGGCGCGCACGTTGCTGCTGCAGATTTTTTCGCCGCCTTTGCTGGGATTTCTGCTGGGCGTGGCCCTGACCCTCTGCGGGGTAACCCTGCCCACATCCGTGCAGGACGCGGCCCGCTACCTGGGCGGCCTGACCACGCCGCTGGCCCTTATTTTTATCGGTATCAGCATTTTTGACATCGGCCTGCGGGGCCTGCGTCTGGAACGCGACCTGGTGGTGGTGCTGCTGGGACGTCTGGTGGGCGGGCCGCTGATCATGCTGGCTTTTCTGCACTTTTTCCCCGTGCCGTCCCTGATGGGCAAAGTTTTTGTGGTCCAGTCCTCTTTGCCGGTTATGATGCAGGCGGCTATTCTCAGCGCCCACTACCATACGGATTCCCGCTTCGGCGCGCTGGCTGTGACCCTTTCCACCCTCCTTTCCGTGGTCACCATCCCGCTGTACATGACCTTGCTGAGCGCGCTGCTCTAGAGCATTTAACACTTGAAATGCTCCAGAGGCGCGGCCTGCTGACGCGTGTTCACAATGCCGCCAAAGAAGCATAAAAAAGACGCCGGTTCGCGCAGGCGCGCGGCCGACAGCCCGGCCCCCCCCGTTTGTCCGGGCGGCACTGCACGGCACGTCCGTGCGCAAAACCCAAAACCCGAGGGGCACAAAACCATGGCCAAGCATCTGATGAAGTACGGAGAGCAGGAATTTTCCGTCAACCTTGACGAAGACTGCATTGCCTGCGAACTGGAATCCAATACCGTGTCCCTGCCGCAGCGCACGGCCCGCGAACATGTGGACTACGCCCTGGACCACCCCATTGGCTCCCCCCGTCTGGAGGAGATCGTCAAACCCGGCCAGACTGTCTGCATTGTGGCTCCGGACGCCACGCGCCTGTGGCAGTCGCCCCACGTCTACATCCCGGCCGTGGTGGAGCGCCTCAACGCCTGCGGCGTGCCCGACGCCCACATCCGCATCCTCACGGCCACGGGCTCCCACCGGTCCATGACCCGCGAAGAGCACATGGCCATTGTTTCCGAAGATATTTACAAACGCATCCCGGTAGTGGACCACGTCTGCACAGACAGCAAAAACATGGTCAAGGCCGGCGTGACCTCCCACGGCACTGAAGTCTGGTTCAACCGCCTGGCCATGGAAAGCGACCACATCGTGCTCACGGGCGGGGTGGTCTACCATTTTCTGGCGGGCTACGGCGGCGGCCCCAAATACATGCTGCCCGGCATCGCCAGCTATGAAACCATCCAGCGCCACCACAACCTGGCCCTGAACAAGGGCTTCGGCAGCGGCAGCAACCCAGCCGTGCGCAGCGCCAATCTGACGCGGGACAACGTCTTCCACACCGATCTGGAAGAAGCCGCCCTGCTGGGCCGTCCCAGTTTTCTGCTCAATGTGGTGGTGGACGAGCAGTACAACATCATCAAGGCCGTGGCCGGCGATATGGTCAAGGCCCACCGCGAGGCCTGCGCCCTGGTGGACGCCATTGACGGCGTGCCCGTGGCCGGACGCACCCCTCTGGTCATTGCCAGCGCGGGCGGCGCGCCCAAGGACATCAATTTCTACCAGACCATCAAAACCCTGGCCAACGCCCTGGCGGTGGTGGAAGAAGGCGGCACCATCATTTTGCTTTCAGCCTGCACCGAGGGCTTCGGCAGCAAGGACACAGAGCACCAGATCCGCGACTTCGCCAGCATGGAGGCGCGTGAAAAAGACCTGCGCGCCCATTTTTCCATTGGCAGCTATGTGGGCTTTCTGTTTGCCGAATCGGCGGAGAAATATCACCTTATCCTGGTCTGCGCCATGCCGGAGGAGGCTTTCGCCAAAACCGGCATCCATGTGACCCGCACCCTGGACGAAGCCCTGGCCCTGGCCCGCAGACTGAACAACGGCAACGGCCGGCTGCGCGCCACCCTGCTGCCCCACGGGGCCAATACCCTGCCCAAGCTGGCCTGAACCTGCTGCCGGTTGCGAAAGCCGGCTGTCGGCGTGCCGCACGCTATGGTTGTTGCCACCCCCCAAAACTTATGCCCCCTTTGCCGCACACGGCAAAGGGGGCATGGAAGATTGCCCGCGACGGCACGGTTACGTCGCCGCCAGGCATGATAACAGGGCTAAAAACCGTTATCGGGCGGCCACGGCCTCAATTTCGATTTTGGCGTTCAGGGGCAGGCTTTTCACGGCAAAACAACTGCGCGCCGGGAAGGGCGGCTTGAAAAACGTGGCGTACACTTCGTTGATGGCCGCAAAGTCATTGATATCCGTCAGGTAGACAGTGGTCTTCAGCACCTTGCCCATGGAGGAACCGGCGGCCTCCAGCACAGCCTGCACGTTTTTAAGCGAGGCCGCCGCCTGCGCCGCCACGTCCTGCGGCATGGCCTTGGTTTCGGGATTGATGGGCAACTGCCCGGAAGTAAAGACCAG
Encoded proteins:
- the larA gene encoding nickel-dependent lactate racemase produces the protein MAKHLMKYGEQEFSVNLDEDCIACELESNTVSLPQRTAREHVDYALDHPIGSPRLEEIVKPGQTVCIVAPDATRLWQSPHVYIPAVVERLNACGVPDAHIRILTATGSHRSMTREEHMAIVSEDIYKRIPVVDHVCTDSKNMVKAGVTSHGTEVWFNRLAMESDHIVLTGGVVYHFLAGYGGGPKYMLPGIASYETIQRHHNLALNKGFGSGSNPAVRSANLTRDNVFHTDLEEAALLGRPSFLLNVVVDEQYNIIKAVAGDMVKAHREACALVDAIDGVPVAGRTPLVIASAGGAPKDINFYQTIKTLANALAVVEEGGTIILLSACTEGFGSKDTEHQIRDFASMEAREKDLRAHFSIGSYVGFLFAESAEKYHLILVCAMPEEAFAKTGIHVTRTLDEALALARRLNNGNGRLRATLLPHGANTLPKLA
- a CDS encoding AEC family transporter, with the translated sequence MCTKNPFPCEAPYAATPPHPDDSLGGLMVFLHALSGVFGLIIMGLVGYVLAARGWFGAETRILLPRLVTCVALPPFLMYTIMHSFQREALPGLARGALLPLASIAVTFVLACALGRLLRVPHKHFGLFCASISNPNTVFVGIPVNLALFGEEALPYALVYYCAGTVFFWTIGQYAVVHDQENSKGPLSARTLLLQIFSPPLLGFLLGVALTLCGVTLPTSVQDAARYLGGLTTPLALIFIGISIFDIGLRGLRLERDLVVVLLGRLVGGPLIMLAFLHFFPVPSLMGKVFVVQSSLPVMMQAAILSAHYHTDSRFGALAVTLSTLLSVVTIPLYMTLLSALL
- a CDS encoding RidA family protein, whose product is MNSVEQIATDKAPGAVGPYSQALAVGGLVFTSGQLPINPETKAMPQDVAAQAAASLKNVQAVLEAAGSSMGKVLKTTVYLTDINDFAAINEVYATFFKPPFPARSCFAVKSLPLNAKIEIEAVAAR